CGTGCTCCCACCGATGGCGAGTTGCTGCTCTATGCCAATCCCCCATCTCCGACCACTGCAGCCGATGAGCCCGCTGCTAACCTAGAGCCCATCGGTCAGCCTGCCGTCGGCAGTGTCTTTTTAGTTCAGAGTCGCTCGGCTACAACACCTGGTATTCCTTGGGTGCAGCTACAGATTTGTTCGACCCCCACCGATGCTAGCCTTGGGCGCGTGAGTCCCGCTCCCCTCGATCCAGAGGCTGAGCCCGACCCGTCTAGTCCCGAGGTAGGCGGAGAGTCGCTCCCCACCTCTCGGGACGAGTTGTCTAGCGATCTCCTACAACCCGGTGATCAAGGCTGGGCTCTGGAGAGCGATCTCCTGCCGCTGGTTGACCGCTTGGCGGATCCAACACCAGAACTCTTGGGGACCTGCACGCCGCCCAATTCTTAGATCGCTAGACGGCCGCAGCTACCGGGGCGGGTTCATACAAATACTCAAACCAGTTGCCATCGGGGTCACGACCGTAGAACGATGCCGTGCCGTCTCGATGCTCATGGACTGGGGTGACATGCACGCCCTCTGCCTGCAATCGTTGATAGGCCGCATCAACCTCAGCGCGATCGCTAAACACAAAGCCAAAGTGGGGCCCAGCTTGGTCATACTGGGGACTGAGGAGGGCCAAGCCATCATCACCGGCTTTCAGGTAGGCCCAATCCGCATCTTTCCAGGCTAGCTCCATGCCGAGGCTTTGATAGAACTCCGCCGCGCGTTCAATATCGTCTACACAGATTGCCACGTGGCCAATTCGCTTCAAATTCATAGCATCCCCTTGACGTTTCAATCACACAACCATCCCTCACGACATCCCTTAAGGGCGATCGCTGCCTGTCTTCAGACACCCTTGGCAAGGCGTAGAGGGCTCTAGTTCTATTGTATGGCCGACGAGGGGAGGTGGTCATAGAGGGGGGCGATCGCCCCCGAGATGGCCGACCTCTATCGCGATACGATTATCTCAACCGCATCAATCCTGCGCTACCCATACGGACACAGAACCCGCCGGACAGCGAAAGTCAGCCCAGCCCTCCTCATTGGTGGTCACCGGCTCATCAATATGTTCAGTAATATCCACATAAACCTGATTAGCCCGGCCAACTTCCATCCACTTGCTGCCGTCTCCCCCATTGCTGAGCACCACTGCCACGCCTCCGGGATGTTCTTCATCTCCCAAACGT
The genomic region above belongs to Leptolyngbya sp. CCY15150 and contains:
- a CDS encoding VOC family protein, which produces MNLKRIGHVAICVDDIERAAEFYQSLGMELAWKDADWAYLKAGDDGLALLSPQYDQAGPHFGFVFSDRAEVDAAYQRLQAEGVHVTPVHEHRDGTASFYGRDPDGNWFEYLYEPAPVAAAV